The following coding sequences lie in one Candidatus Obscuribacterales bacterium genomic window:
- the mreC gene encoding rod shape-determining protein MreC produces MYSLRRWWGQYALKAGMVGLLLSLAWGIRQTNAGIFLELYGILSRPFQGTPDQVDMLETAQSRELQQRVVELESENRRLQELLDYRENTSQAGVVAPVIGRSSDHWWQQLTVAKGSRDGVSVGDVVSGTGGLVGRIVQVTPNTSRVLLISDPSSQVGVTISRSRSMGYIRGQSESRVVMEFFDKVPEVQAGDAVSTSSLSQLFPPGLPVGVVESVNLNRSPAPEAVIELTSPISRLEWVIITPNSRMPMPEDVMPDDAPSSNESQ; encoded by the coding sequence ATGTATTCTTTACGCCGTTGGTGGGGTCAGTACGCACTAAAAGCCGGGATGGTGGGTCTGCTGTTAAGTCTGGCCTGGGGCATCCGGCAAACGAATGCTGGCATATTTTTGGAGCTGTACGGCATTTTGTCGCGCCCGTTCCAGGGTACGCCAGACCAAGTTGACATGCTGGAAACAGCCCAATCCCGAGAGCTGCAGCAGCGAGTTGTGGAGCTGGAAAGCGAAAATCGTCGGCTTCAAGAACTGCTCGACTATCGTGAGAATACATCCCAGGCAGGCGTTGTTGCCCCCGTTATTGGCCGCAGCTCCGATCATTGGTGGCAACAGCTCACCGTTGCCAAGGGCAGTCGTGATGGCGTCTCAGTGGGCGATGTGGTGTCGGGCACGGGTGGGCTAGTAGGACGCATTGTACAGGTGACTCCCAACACCAGCCGCGTGCTGTTGATTAGCGACCCATCGAGTCAGGTGGGGGTCACGATTAGTCGATCGCGCTCCATGGGCTACATTCGCGGTCAGTCTGAAAGCCGCGTGGTCATGGAATTTTTTGATAAGGTACCGGAGGTGCAGGCAGGGGATGCGGTGTCCACATCTTCCTTGAGCCAACTGTTTCCGCCAGGCCTACCCGTGGGGGTGGTGGAGTCGGTGAACCTCAACCGCAGTCCAGCTCCTGAGGCGGTGATTGAGCTCACCTCGCCCATTAGTCGGTTGGAGTGGGTGATTATTACCCCCAACTCGCGGATGCCCATGCCTGAAGATGTAATGCCTGACGATGCTCCATCTTCTAATGAATCTCAGTAA